Part of the Apostichopus japonicus isolate 1M-3 chromosome 18, ASM3797524v1, whole genome shotgun sequence genome, gctttcgacactatctaagcggagcgccaccactggttggcgcgtagcgtacagaaattttttgagtaaagatactccctagatcgccggaaatgaccctttccgggcctggctaatttgcagataaacgaagaataaataggtgtcatcgccaaattacaccaacaaaatgtgacaaatgtcaataagtagatgagagcgcaataaaaaagtcaataatcgcgaataagtaaaaagtggtaaagagctgaaaagggcgccagcagtccatttgagtccgtcagggggggggggggggcatccgcccccctgactgtatggacgcccCGCCACTGcaaaaactcactcgaaatgtatctgcatcagtacgagttagcTAGTTTTATAGCTGTGAGACGTTCCTTGTCCATTGTTGATCGGAGAACAGTTTTATGCCTTCTCACCGCAGAAAACGATCTCTCATGAAGAATTCGTCGGcgcatcctatgcagcctaccgctctgccacctcACTGCCCAAaacaattcgaacaccacctcaattttgaaacttttcggtctgaaaattgagatttttaggcattttttgcacgtgtagcacgcgtgcacactatagttcatttgacggaaaagacacacctggctgacttgtaaggataaccgcccttctgacgtcctacatgtttaaaattggtgtttaatttaattattttttctctctctctttttttctctcttttttttctcttttttgttttgttttttggccaagagcagggggggtccggaccccctggaccccccctggatccgcgcctgcagttgtaaccgcctataataaggaacactctttaaggaactaatcatcctagtaaccctcctctggaccttttcaagtacttccttatccttaatTAGTGTGTACATGACCTTGTCACACCTGCAGGCAAGGAAGACATTTGTAGACAAGGAAGTGACCGGCTAAAACAGTTATTGGAACTTATgatatcagtggcggagcgtccatacagtcagggggggggggcggatccctcctgacggactcaaatggactgctgctcaacacccttttcagctttttaccattttttacttattcgcgattgacttttttattgcccTCTCATTTACCTAaagacatttgtcacattttgttggtgatgacacctatttattcttcgtttatctgcaaattaacaagacccagaaagggtcatttcccgcgatctagggagtatctttactcaaaaaatgtctgtacactccgcgccaacctgtggtggcgctccgcttagatagtgtcaaaattgcccctacagaccattctcgcccccctgaccaatacctctagctccgccactgtatgATCTGATAGTGTATATTCCACTGAATGACAAGAtaacaaaacaagtgcacactGAGCGTATGCTCGTTCGCTGAACTGATTACCTACAGTAATGAAGATAGTAATGGGAAATTTATGATCAGTTCTCAATATGCTTATAATtatgtcatttatagttattTAATGCCAGTCAAACCAATTTCTACTGCTTTAAAACTGATGAACATGGTTCGTTATCGATGTAGGTCAGGCGCGATcagccattttttttataaagccCCGTTTGCTTCGGTTTTGCAAGCTTGACgaatatgtatatttttgaTATGTTTATCACAAGGAATGTCTCTGTTGGAAACCGCCAAAAAATGTATTCGTTTGCAGTTAGATTTGAGGTTGATCCATCGTTTTTCACAGATTGACTGGAATATAATTCCATGATTACtgaatataacaaaaacatgaaaagttgTTATGTTCTCTGTCAAAAGCCATGCACACTGGGAATAcattaaaggtcaaaggtcagatgaAATTAGTCTGTTTAATTATGTCATCAAGACTCATATGTTGATATTCAggttttttaaaattatttttgcaattaacttcattaattaattactctATACTGTAACTGCATAATTTTGGTAACttccttcctttcttttttcttttcccatcAGTTGACTAACCCAAGAGCTTCCTTGGTTTTCTACTGGGCAAAACTAAATAGATCGGTAAGACCGTAGTATGGATCATACAATCATACGAACGATCACAGTGACAAGATAACATCAATTCCTGTCGACTTGTGTGATAGAAACAATTTAACAGATTGGGGGGTTGGAGAAAAGTTATAAAGAGAAATACCTTAAAGTGCATGATATGTTCATGAATGCATATACAGTAAGTTTAATCTTATTGTTAATTTGTTGTTCACTGCAGTGCTTGATACTGTTGCAGATGTATTTAAATATACACCAAAGAAGAATAACTTTTAAGCTGATTAAACACAGACTGCTATATTTTGCACTGCTTCTAAACATCAGATCTGCTCCAGTTTATTATCTTGGGTACTTCCAGACATTGTGTGCTTCAGTAGACCAATGACAATATAAATTTTTGTATGTACAACTGGTACTGGTACAtctctatggcaagccatgtgggacattgtgttgttgttattgttatttttatcttcattaTTATTTTCCAAGAGTACTAACATGAAAGAGGACCATATTTGCTTTGaatgttttaatgtttacaGGTGAGAGTAGAAGGCAATGTAGAGAAACTGACAGAAGAAGAATCAACGACATATTTTCACTCTCGTCCGAAAAATAGCCAGATAGGTGCTTGCGTTAGTCATCAGAGTACACCGATTAAGAGTAGACAGGTGAGCAATGGAGAACTTCAGCATTTCTACAGAGGGCGTGTCACATGGTTCCTAACAGTGCTGCAGATACCGCTATAGGTCCTATTGTGTGGGATGGATCCGGTTTAAAAGATCTTTGGCACTGAGTTTGGGAAGTGCTGTAACATATCTCAATCTATAaagatgaatgaataaataaatgggAGCATTCTTgacaattttgcatatttagtGGTGAATATCTCAAGAAATTGGAATATCTATGAAAAACACTCCCAGCATTTAAGTCTTCCCTTCATTCTGTCTAAACTCATCCTTTTAATGGTCATTCTCTGGAGCAGAggacatttttgaaaatgttttcccAATGAAGACCAAATTCAGTCAAGTTTCTGGTAGAGATAGAAGACTAAATTCAGTCAAGTTTCTGGTACAGATAGAAGACTAAATTCAGTCAAGTTTCTGGTAGAGATAGAAGACTAAATTCAGTCAAGTTTCTGGTAGAGATAGAAGATAAATTCAGTCAAGTTTCTGGTAGAGATAGAAGTCTAAATTCAGTCAAGTTTCTGGTAGAGATAGAAGACTAAATTCAGTCAAGTTTCTGGTAGAGATAGAAGACTAAATTCAGTCAAGTTTCTGGTAGAGATAGAAGACTAAATTCAGTCAAGTTTCTGGTAGAGATAGAAGTCTAAATTCAGTCAAGTTTCTGGTAGAGATAGAAGACTAAATTCAGTCAAGTTTCTGGTAGAGATAGAAGACTAAATTCAGTCAAGTTTCTGGTAGAGATAGAAGACTAAATTCAGTCAAGTTTCTGGTAGAGATAGAAGACTAAATTCAGTCAAGTTTCTGGTAGAGATAGAAGACTAAATTCAGTCAAGTTTCTGGTAGAGATAGAAGACTAAATTCAGTCAAGTTTCTGGTAGAGATAGAAGACTAAATTCAGTCAAGTTTCTGGTACAGATAGAAGACTAAATTCAGTCAAGTTTCTGGTACAGATAGAAGACTAAATTCAGTCAAGTTTCTGGTACAGATAGAAGACTAAATTCAGTCAAGTTTCTGGTACAGATAGAAGACTAAATTCAGTCAAGTTTCTGGTTCAGATAGAAGACTAAATTCAGTCAAGTTTCTGGTACAGATAGAAGACTAAATTCAGTCAAGTTTCTGGTACAGATAGAAGACTAAATTCAGTCAAGTTTCTGGTACAGATAGAAGACTAAATTCAGTCAAGTTTCTGGTACAGATAGAAGACTAAATTCAGTCAAGTTTCTGGTACAGATAGAAGACTAAATTCAGTCATGTTTCTGGTACAGATAGAAGACTAAATTCAGTCAAGTTTCTGGTACAGATAGAAGACTAAAATTCAGTCAAGTTTCTGGTACAGATAGAAGACTAAATTCAGTCAAGTTTCTGGTACAGATAGAAgtcctttcttctttcttcctttAGACGTTGATAGACAAGGAGAAGGAACTCACAGAGAAATATGAAGACCCGGAATCTATGATACCGAAACCTGATTTTTGGTAAGATTTGTGATAAATACTGGTCACAAAAAGGAAATGACATTGTCAATATTGATTGGTTCTTTTTGATCTTTCCATATGATGAAAAGGTTCCGTTTGTAttctatatttatatcaatgaaAACCCTTTAAAGAATTTGTCCAGTCTGAAGTTTGTTTTTAACTGATGATTGGAACCAAATCTTAGCAGAGAAAGTTTAATTCCCTTCTTTGACATTGTTATTATGtccaggggggtaggaagcttccaaaaagtggggggcataACATCAGATGgacactttctcattccacaaccaccactcgttatgctataaaccaatGCACACTGGCCATAtcactaaaatatatatgacttgttagtacagtatgctatcaatacttttattgagattgtttattgttaactgtgctacaaaaagatatgggatgccggTTTAAAAgcagcatgtacagactaaaaataaataaaattaaatattaaaattaacaaaggcttaagatatctaaaagacagttcttcatcaaaggagCACATTTGATTTGCCAGTGGGGCACATTTGCTagtttggaaaaaagtgggggggggggaggcacgTATCCCCCGGCTCCTACACCCCTGATTATGTCCTACCATTCATGTGATTTTCTCCCTTTTTCCCCCTCATTTTTCTTTAAACAGGGGTGGATTCAGAGTGATACCAGAGGTAATTGAGTTTTGGCAGGGACAGAGCACGAGACTCCACGACCGAATTGTTTTCAGAAGGTTAAAAAGCGGTGAAGTAGCTGATGGTGAACTTCTCCATCAGGGACAGAATGGATGGGTTTATGAAAGGCTAGCTCCATGAAACTAAGCCCTACTTAAGAGGCTCCACAAAACTTGCATGGCCAAAGTATTACCTTGTGTGTGAATggaaaaccagaaaaaaaaaatgaggtaTCAAAGTTGTGATTTTGTTTCTCTCAAAAATGTCGATTGTGAACTTTGTTCTTGATGACGagttgtttaatttgtttggaCTTATCAATCCATGCTGGTTTtataaaatgtgacattttttaataaaaagcACTGCATAATCTGAATGTTCTAGTTGATGCAATAGGTACAAATTTCAAAGAGTGGAGTTCTCATTTTGAGTCATGTGCACATACCATGATCAGGATCCCAAGACCACAGGGGTCTCCATCCATTTCCTACATAGTCCATTTGTAGCAGGCTGGTTTAAAGTTACATTAAAGCAAACTTATCTCATTAGGCGAAGTGGTATTATACCAGTGTTATCAATGTTGGAACTAAGGCTAGCTATGTATGATCTTCCATCACTCAACCTCTTGTTACGTGATTCCTAGTTTTATGTTGGAACTAAAGGCCTAGCTATGTATGATCTTCCATCACTCAACCTCTCATTATGTGATTCCTAGTTTTATGTTGGAACTAGGGCTAGCTATGTACGATCTTCTGTCATTCAACTTCTCATTTCTCCATTTAAATAGAATCGACGTATTATAATTAACTTAAAGACCGTTTAGATTGTTCAGAGATTATGGTTTATACTGAACCGGGTTGTCAGCACGACTCTTCCttaagacattttttttttttttttgtccactGAATAGCTCCACATCAGTAATGTATCATGTGTTTattaattgatattttatttgctaataattaatatttaattcctTTACTCTTAacttttgttgttttcattgttcACTTCGACACACCTCATTTTGTTATGGCACCAAAGatgtaaacatgtttgatacaagtcaaaagcaataacaataacatttcttctgttgagttttatttttatttaatatttttgtcaATTAACAACAAAGTTCATTTATTCAGACAACTGTACCAGTTCTTGTTGTACTGTCATCATATGTAGAGTAAAAGTACATTTATTTTTGGCACCACAACCTGTCATTATTGGGATTCAATGCactaaaaatataaatagatgGAAACACAATATGGAAATTGATCTTCATAAAGTGCTCCATGCAGACCAGAAGCTTctaaatgaaacttttctttttattccaTGCCAAGGTTAAACCATATCTTTTTATTCACTAATAAATTTTCAGGAATGAtggaatattatttaaaaaaatatattccagCTTATGGAACTAAGACATCTTTCAGGATTGTTTAACCAACTGAACATTCTCTTATCAAACAATAAAAGAGCATATGATTTTATACATGTTGTTACCCAGACACCTTTATGTATtggaataaaacatacaaaaaatagCTAAAAGCATTCAAATATTTGaactttttctcttcaataacAATATTTGTTACTTGAAATCGTCAAATCTTTCAAAATCAACTTTATATCACTGACAACAAGATATGCCAGGTTAAGACATCAAGCCTCTTTAGCTTTTAACAAAAATCATGATAAAAGTTTCTGTAATACAGTTCTTTTGTATTACAATACCATCCAAGAAGTTTAACATGTTGTAAAACAGTCACAGAAGAGATCAAATTTATCTCTTTAACTAATTCTTGTTGTATGTAAATGTACATTTTGATGGTTTCTAAGAATCACACTTCCATTCCTCCTACCACCTCCCTCTGCTTATTTTCATGACGAATTTCGCCAAACATCATCGTTATCGCAAGAAATTCTTGGT contains:
- the LOC139958429 gene encoding pyridoxine/pyridoxamine 5'-phosphate oxidase-like translates to MISRWLVCCCFAHQFFNATKSKPLLSRSHQLPRLPKRMAHSSLDGIDLGGMRKAYKKSDEAFLESDMVSTDPLQQFGEWFKIASEIDDGSEANAMVLATATKDGIPSARLVLLKGFDDKGFKFYTNYESRKGKELLTNPRASLVFYWAKLNRSVRVEGNVEKLTEEESTTYFHSRPKNSQIGACVSHQSTPIKSRQTLIDKEKELTEKYEDPESMIPKPDFWGGFRVIPEVIEFWQGQSTRLHDRIVFRRLKSGEVADGELLHQGQNGWVYERLAP